In one Kwoniella botswanensis chromosome 3, complete sequence genomic region, the following are encoded:
- a CDS encoding haloacid dehalogenase, type II, translated as MDNIKALIFDCYGDWEQGSYDALQPIFQQKTCPDPEQVFETLGKIKARIQAEDKTMLYPAVLKEAYRMLTGELRLWYDEEAAEAYALSVPSWPPFPDYQDALSTLKRLGVKLVIHSNVDNESFEGTRKKLEGSWGKFDDIFTAEDIGSYKPDYRNFHHVLQSLEDQYEIQPNEVLVVANSKRADIAPAKRLGLKTVWINRPEAILGVKGYEDVRADWEFGSMREFAEELQSVKEDD; from the exons ATGGATAATATCAA AGCTTTGATATTTGATTGTTACGGT GACTGGGAACAAGGTTCCTACGATGCCTTACAGCCAATATTCCAACAGAAAACATGCCCCGACCCTGAACAAGTGTTCGAGACTCTGGGAAAGATAAAAGCTAGGATACAAGCCGAGGATAAGACGATGTTATACCCTGCTGT CCTCAAAGAGGCTTATAGGATGTTGACGGGTGAATTAAGGTTATGGTATGATGAAG AAGCTGCAGAGGCGTACGCTCTCTCCGTACCTTCCTGGCCGCCCTTTCCCGATTATCAAGATGCTTTGTCAACCTTGAAGAGACTAGGAGTCAAGTTGGTCATACATAGTAATGTGGATAATGAATCGtttgaagg GACAAGGAAGAAATTGGAAGGCTCTTGGGGGAAGTTTGATGATATATTCACAGCAGAGGATA TCGGAAGTTATAAACCCGATTATCGCAATTTCCATCATGTCCTCCAATCCCTGGAAGATCAATATGAGATCCAACCGAATGAGGTGTTGGTGGTAGCTAATTCGAAAAGAGCTGATATTGCACC AGCGAAAAGACTAGGATTGAAAACTGTATGGATCAATCGACCTGAGGCTATACTGGGTGTGAAAGGGTATGAGGATGTCAGAGCAGATTGGGAGTTTGGGAGTATGCGGGAATTTGCTGAGGAGTTGCAAAGtgtcaaagaagatgattag
- a CDS encoding glutaredoxin: MNGSTCSSSSSSSSTSSSSFAALGFTDFPTSSSSSSSSSSAVAEKLSAGATISLPSSSYSQSPRRAFSLPSKIKLPFTSSPITSPNINIGLGLGSPMIPLHSPTRSTARRFSYNMKSRISHYSLPLTVGGLFTLALFIFVSLNGSSEVRRFNSSSRLQLYGRSRFSEEEHQLKMAHPLHRPDEEPDNGISLLVNEEELIAEDDLFWDSYKDPEPLSYEEQKEQEEMKAHQADVQKQDKLQSLRALIWWLAEGGILPNDWEVPTKQYLKKIGGRGMERLLEDIDSGEEGDEIFDNGWAEFANRRYRVVIFSKTHCPYSKKAKSIFGEYHISPAPFIIELDQRSDMDQIQTLLQRITGRRTVPNILLDFASIGGSDDVTLLHSEGGLQRTLEDMEVLPFSRRRKPVLPPPQPPVPIVEEPVLPVDQAVVKREDVPVVGNNELKRAPLVSEQEEQEEEEQSEEESESGSESETLFTPPSSDTEEEDEVIVKREEDKPVEPKFIDLNNRNTIRDLNLPQLPKRQTNAERFINKRRDAPGTGTLGLTSRDERGSWKEGSGLLI, from the exons ATGAACGGATCAActtgctcttcatcctcatcctcatcgtcaacatcatcctcatcattcgCAGCATTGGGATTCACAGACTTCCCGACCAGCTCTAgctcatcttcgtcttcttcatcagccGTAGCGGAGAAACTCTCTGCAGGAGCTACAATCTCcttaccatcttcatcttacTCTCAATCACCCCGAAGAGCATTCTCCTTACCTTCCAAAATCAAATTGCCATTCacatcttcacccatcacTTCACCTAACATCAACATCGGTTTAGGCTTGGGATCACCCATGATCCCACTTCATTCGCCCACGCGGTCAACCGCCAGGAGGTTCTCGTATAATATGAAATCGCGTATATCCCATTACTCCCTTCCTCTCACTGTCGGTGGACTCTTCACTTTGGCGTTGTTCATCTTTGTCTCACTGAATGGATCAAGCGAAGTCAGGCGATTCAACTCTTCTAGTCGATTACAGTTGTATGGTCGATCTAGATTTTCAGAGGAGGAGCATCAATTGAAAATGGCCCATCCATTACACCGACCAGATGAAGAACCCGATAATGGAATATCCCTCTTGGtcaatgaagaagagttgatagcggaagatgatttgtttTGGGATTCATACAAGGATCCAGAACCTTTATCATACGAAGAACAaaaggaacaagaagagatgaaagccCATCAAGCGGATGTACAAAAACAGGATAAACTACAATCGTTACGTGCTCTCATATGGTGGTTGGCTGAAGGAGGTATATTACCAAACGATTGGGAAGTACCTACCAAGCAGTACCTTAAGAagattggtggaagaggtatgGAGAGATTGTTGGAAGATATTGATTcgggtgaagaaggggatgagatATTTGATAATGGTTGGGCAGAATTTGCCAATAGGAGATACAGAGTGGTCATCttttccaag ACCCACTGCCCATACTCCAAGAAAGCTAAATCGATCTTTGGCGAATACCACATCTCACCCGCaccattcatcattgaaCTGGATCaacgat CCGATATGGACCAGATCCAAACTCTCTTACAGAGAATAACAGGTCGACGAACCGTACCAAACATCTTATTGGATTTCGCTTCTATCGGAGGATCAGACGATGTCACCTTGTTACATTCCGAAGGTGGTTTACAAAGAACTCtagaagatatggaagtaCTTCCTTTCTCTAGAAGGAGGAAACCTGTTCTCCCACCACCACAACCGCCTGTACCGATCGTCGAAGAACCTGTTTTACCGGTTGATCAGGCCGTGGTCAAACGAGAAGATGTACCTGTTGTGGGTAATAACGAACTCAAAAGGGCTCCTTTGGTTTCTGAAcaggaagaacaggaagaggaagaacaatCTGAAGAGGAATCGGAATCGGGATCGGAATCAGAAACTTTGTTCACTCCTCCATCGAGCGATacggaggaagaggatgaagttattgtcaagagggaagaagacaaaCCTGTCGAACCTAAATTTATCGATTTGAATAATCGAAATACAATTAGAGACTTGAACTTACCCCAACTACCAAAAAGGCAAACCAACGCCGAGAGATTCATAAATAAACGTAGGGATGCTCCGGGTACGGGTACATTGGGGTTGACCTCtagggatgaaagaggtAGCTGGAAGGAAGGTAGTGGTTTGTTGATTTAA